Genomic window (Pradoshia sp. D12):
TACGCGCGTCAAGATAGAAAAGCAAGAGCACGTGAACCTATTACAGCCAAGCTTGTAGCTAATTTATTGGAAACAGCAGGGGCATCACGTGTCATTACACTTGATCTTCATGCTCCTCAAATTCAAGGATTCTTTGATATTCTGATTGATCACTTAATGGGTGTGCCAATTCTTGCGGATTATTTCCAACAGAAGAATTTGGAGGATATCGTTATTGTATCTCCGGATCATGGCGGAGTAACAAGAGCCCGTAAAATGGCTGATCGCTTAAAAGCACCTATTGCTATTATTGATAAACGCCGTCCAAGACCAAATGTTGCAGAAGTAATGAATATTGTTGGCAACATTGAAGGAAAAACAGCTATCTTAATTGATGATATTATTGATACTGCCGGTACGATTACACTCGCTGCCAATGCGTTGATTGCAAATGGAGCAAAAGAAGTATATGCCTGCTGTACACATCCAGTACTATCAGGTCCGGCAATTGAAAGAATTCAAAGCTCCAAAATTAAAGAACTGGCTGTTACAAACACCATTGCACTACCAGAAGAAAAAAGAATTGATAAGATCGTAAATCTATCAGTGGCTTCTTTAATTGGAGAGGCAATTATCCGTGTTCATGAGGAACAATCAGTAAGTACATTATTCGATTGATCAGAAGTCTGCCATAAGGCAGACTTCTTTTAGTTATCATTCAATGTAACTTACCCATAGTGATAAGTGAATTGTTTCAAGTTCGGGAGATTAGGGAATATGAAAGGGTGATATTTAAAATAGATTAGGATGGTGAAGCAAAATGGTTACAAATTTAACAGTAAGTGAACGAACAGATTTGAAAAACTCATCTTTAAGAAAATTAAGATCAGAAGGTAATTTCCCTGCAGTTGTATATGGGAAGGAAAAAGAAGCGAAGACAATATTTGTAGAAGAAAGTAGTTTTTTAAAGGCGATTAAAGAAAGTGGACGCAATGGCGTACTATCGCTTGAGATAAATGGAAGTAAGGAAAAGGTAATGCTTACAGAGTATCAACAAGATCCTATAAAAGGGAATATTGTGCACGCTGACTTTTTAATCGTGAATATGTCGCAGGAAATGGATGTAGAGGTGCGAATTGATCTTGTTGGACAGGCAGAAGGAGTGAAATCCGGAGGTATGCTGCAACAAACTCTGCACACAGTAACAGTATCCTCTAAGCCTGATGATATTCCAAGCTCAATCGAATATGATGTTTCTGAATTAAAAATTGGCGATTCCATTATCATCGCTGATTTAAATGTTGAAGGTTCTTATACCATTTCACAGGATGAAGATGAAGTCGTTGCATCTATCCTTCCTCCTACAGTTGATACGGATGATGATGCTGAAGAAAAGGAAAGTGCCGAGACAACAGATAATAAAGAAGACTAAGATTAAACTAAGATAGAGCAATATAGGTCGTGAATTAAGAAGGTTGTTGAGAACTGTCGTTTCTCAGCAGCCTTTTTTATCATGACAAAAAAGAGAAGAGGACATGCTAAAAAAATCACAAATTTTTGTTATCCTTATTTTCCTTTGAGGATGAAACAGTATAAAATGTTAAGAGGAAACTAATTAGTTTGATATTCACAAGGATGTGTAAAGGTATGAAGTTGATTGTAGGTCTTGGAAACCCAGGATCACAGTATGAGCGAACACGTCATAATATCGGGTTTTTAATCATTGATTATTTGGCTGAACGCTGGAATATTAAAATGAATCAAAGTAAATATAATGGCTTATATGGAACAGGAACCGTTAATGGAGAAAAGGTCGTTTTATTAAAGCCATTGACATATATGAATCTTTCGGGGGAAGCCATTGCTCCGTTAGCCCGTTTTTATAAAATAGGTCTGGATGATATTGCAGTCATCTATGATGATCTTGATTTACCAAGGGGTAAAGTTCGACTCAGACAAAAGGGAAGCGCCGGCGGTCATAATGGGATGAAATCAACCATCCAGCATTTGGGCGGAGATAGTTTTAACCGTATAAGAGTTGGAATTGGCAGGCCGGAAGGAAGAATTCCTGTACCCGATTACGTTTTAACCAATTTCAAGGATGATGAATGGGAAATCATGAAGGAGGCAATTGATAAATCCTTAAAAGTCTGCGATCAATGGCTTAATGAGCCATTTTTAAAGGTAATGAACTCATTTAATGGGCAATAATCATATCCATCCACTAGACTGAATAAACAATAAGATAATGGTGCATACTAGCGGTATATAATAAAGCGGAGGGTATGATATGACGCTACACTATTGCTGCAGGCACTGTGGGCACACTTTAGGTGAGATTAGCGAACAGCAGGATGAATTATATCAATCGGTTTATGATTCTCTTTCAACCGAGGAAAGAAAAGAGATTATTGAATATGGTGAGAATGGAACTATTCGCATTCGATCAATTTGTGAAAGCTGCCAGAATACGCTGGATCAAAATCCAGACTATCATTTGCTTGAACACTTAATACAATAAGACAGTGGACTGCTTTGGATGAAAATTCCAAAGCGTTTTTCTGTTTATTATTTTCACATAGCAGACCAACTATAAATATATAAATTATGTAGAAGGCTGAAGGGAGGACGGATTATATGAATAAATTGCAGCAACTACTTACAGATAACAAAGATATTCGATCCATTACAGATGGGCTACAGGAAGGTCTGAAGGAACAATTATTAGCCGGTTTAACAGGTTCTTCGCGTTCTCTCTTTATGGCAGCGCTATATGAACAAACAAATCGGCCCCTTCTAGTGGTGGTACCGAATCTTTTACATGCCCAAAAAGTATATGAAGACCTAACGTCGATTTTAAATAAAAATAAAGTATTTCTATTTCCAGCAAATGAATTGATTGCTGCTGAATTAAGTATTGCCAGTCCTGAACTGCGTACACAGAGAATAGAAACACTTAATTATCTTGCAACAGAGGAAAAAGGCGGAGTTATTATTGCTCCGATTTCCGGTATTAAAAAGGTGCTTCCACCTCGTTCTGTTTGGAAGGAATCCTTGATTGAATGGAATGTGGGCGATGATCTGAATATCGAGAGCGTATTGGAGAATTTAATCTCGCTTGGATATTCGAGAACGGATATGGTATCGACTCCAGGTGAGTTTTCTCTTAGAGGCGGAATATTGGATATCTATCCTCTGACAGAAGAAAACCCTTTCCGGATTGAATTGTTTGATACAGAGATTGATTCCATTCGTATATTTTCAGCTGAAGATCAAAAATCGCTACAAAAGGTAGAAAAGGCATTTATCAGCCCGGTCAATGAAATTATTTTGAATAAGGGCAATGTGGCTAAAATAGCAGAGCATTTAGAAGCCGGCTTAAGCCAATCCTTAAAAAGAATTAAAAATGCAGATGCACAACAGCGGATGGTTCAGCAAATCGAGCATGAAATTGAAATGCTTAGAAGCGGGAATAAGTTTGACCATATCACTCAATATATGTCACTGGCCTATGATAAACAGGCTAGTTTGCTAGATTATATTCCGACAGAGAGTATCGTCATTTTTGATGAAATCAGCAGAATTCAGGAGATGGGTGAACAGCTGGATAAAGAAGAGGCTGAATATTATACAACTCTACTTGATGAGGGGAAAATTATTCATGATATTACTCTATCTCATTCACTCTCTTCACTTATGAGTCAACATAAATATCCGCATATTTATATGTCATTGTTTTTAAGGCATGTACCTCAAACAAGCCCTCAAAACATCGTAAATATCAGCTGCAAGCAAATGCAGGATTTCCATGGGCAGATGAATTTATTTAAAGCTGAGGTAGAACGCTGGAAAAAAGGAAAATACACAGTTGTTCTTATGGGTGCCGATGAGGAGCGGGTCAAGAGAATAGAGCGTATCCTAGAGGATTACGAAGTCGATGCAAGCTTTGTACAAAATAAAGATGATATTAAGATAGAATCCCTGCAAATTATGGAGGGGCAGCTACTGACTGGATTCGAGCTTCCTATGCAGAGACTAGCACTCATTACGGAGAAAGAACTGTTTAATAAGCGAACAAGAAAATCAGCCAGAAGGCAAAAAATGTCCAATGCCGAACGTATAAAAAATTATTCGGAATTGAAGCCTGGCGATTATGTTGTCCATGTAAATCACGGGATAGGGAAGTTTATTGGTATTGAAACATTAGAGATTAATGGAATTCATAAAGATTATCTTCATATTCGCTATCAGGGAACTGATAAGCTTTATGTGCCAGTAGATCAAATTGACCTGATTCAGAAATATGTTGGTTCAGAAGGTAAAGAACCTAAGATGTATAAGCTTGGCGGTAATGATTGGACACGCGTAAAAAGTAAGGTTCAATCAACGGTCCAGGATATAGCTGATGATCTAATCAAATTATATGCAGA
Coding sequences:
- a CDS encoding 50S ribosomal protein L25/general stress protein Ctc, producing the protein MVTNLTVSERTDLKNSSLRKLRSEGNFPAVVYGKEKEAKTIFVEESSFLKAIKESGRNGVLSLEINGSKEKVMLTEYQQDPIKGNIVHADFLIVNMSQEMDVEVRIDLVGQAEGVKSGGMLQQTLHTVTVSSKPDDIPSSIEYDVSELKIGDSIIIADLNVEGSYTISQDEDEVVASILPPTVDTDDDAEEKESAETTDNKED
- a CDS encoding ribose-phosphate diphosphokinase, with amino-acid sequence MSNRYLDPNLKVFSLNSNPGLAEEIAKEIGVELGKCTVSQFSDGEVQINIEESIRGCDVYVIQSTSQPVNEHLMELLIMIDALKRASAKTINIVMPYYGYARQDRKARAREPITAKLVANLLETAGASRVITLDLHAPQIQGFFDILIDHLMGVPILADYFQQKNLEDIVIVSPDHGGVTRARKMADRLKAPIAIIDKRRPRPNVAEVMNIVGNIEGKTAILIDDIIDTAGTITLAANALIANGAKEVYACCTHPVLSGPAIERIQSSKIKELAVTNTIALPEEKRIDKIVNLSVASLIGEAIIRVHEEQSVSTLFD
- the mfd gene encoding transcription-repair coupling factor; protein product: MNKLQQLLTDNKDIRSITDGLQEGLKEQLLAGLTGSSRSLFMAALYEQTNRPLLVVVPNLLHAQKVYEDLTSILNKNKVFLFPANELIAAELSIASPELRTQRIETLNYLATEEKGGVIIAPISGIKKVLPPRSVWKESLIEWNVGDDLNIESVLENLISLGYSRTDMVSTPGEFSLRGGILDIYPLTEENPFRIELFDTEIDSIRIFSAEDQKSLQKVEKAFISPVNEIILNKGNVAKIAEHLEAGLSQSLKRIKNADAQQRMVQQIEHEIEMLRSGNKFDHITQYMSLAYDKQASLLDYIPTESIVIFDEISRIQEMGEQLDKEEAEYYTTLLDEGKIIHDITLSHSLSSLMSQHKYPHIYMSLFLRHVPQTSPQNIVNISCKQMQDFHGQMNLFKAEVERWKKGKYTVVLMGADEERVKRIERILEDYEVDASFVQNKDDIKIESLQIMEGQLLTGFELPMQRLALITEKELFNKRTRKSARRQKMSNAERIKNYSELKPGDYVVHVNHGIGKFIGIETLEINGIHKDYLHIRYQGTDKLYVPVDQIDLIQKYVGSEGKEPKMYKLGGNDWTRVKSKVQSTVQDIADDLIKLYAERETAKGYAFMPDGEMQKDFEASFPYKETEDQLRSIVEIKKDMERERPMDRLLCGDVGYGKTEVAIRAVFKAVADGKQVAFLVPTTILAQQHYETMRERFQDFPINIGLLSRFRTRKQQNETIKGLKNGTVDVVIGTHRILSKDIVYRDLGLLVVDEEQRFGVTHKEKIKQLKTNVDVLTLTATPIPRTLHMSMLGVRDLSVIETPPENRFPVQTYVMEYNPMLAREAIEREMARGGQVYYLYNRVEDIERRAEELSMLIPDAKIVTAHGKMTESELESVMYSFLEGEADVLVSTTIIETGVDIPNVNTLIVYDADRMGLSQLYQLRGRVGRSNRVAYAYFTYRQDKVLTEVAERRLQAIKEFTELGSGFKIAMRDLTIRGAGNLLGAEQHGFIDSVGFDLYSQMLKEAIQERKGDTNKEVHNLIEIDLKVDAYIPDSYISDGNQKIEMYKRFRSISTSEELDELQEEMLDRFGEFPQEVTYLFKIAEIKVLAIRAGVELIKQTKDEVTIITSEKTSKEIDGHVLFRSASKFGRMVGLGMEANRLKMVLYVKKVPVQDWLNAAFELVSELERNKKVKEKTE
- a CDS encoding anti-sigma-F factor Fin, giving the protein MTLHYCCRHCGHTLGEISEQQDELYQSVYDSLSTEERKEIIEYGENGTIRIRSICESCQNTLDQNPDYHLLEHLIQ
- the pth gene encoding aminoacyl-tRNA hydrolase translates to MKLIVGLGNPGSQYERTRHNIGFLIIDYLAERWNIKMNQSKYNGLYGTGTVNGEKVVLLKPLTYMNLSGEAIAPLARFYKIGLDDIAVIYDDLDLPRGKVRLRQKGSAGGHNGMKSTIQHLGGDSFNRIRVGIGRPEGRIPVPDYVLTNFKDDEWEIMKEAIDKSLKVCDQWLNEPFLKVMNSFNGQ